A section of the Sulfurihydrogenibium subterraneum DSM 15120 genome encodes:
- a CDS encoding pentapeptide repeat-containing protein, with protein sequence MITREEIERMLKEGKDIDLSFEDLEGIDLSYLDLSNITFTGSNLKNANFEGAKLEGSFIADANLEGANFKNANLQKTVLQRVNLRNSDFENANLFRTAILVSDVSKSNFKNAYMVRVRLEDSKLTECIFDYADMTYSNLRGADFQKSSFIRTKFSYSDMRKAKLSNVWFENVEAEEVLIYGRKPWIEGSKAEVNYSKIMPSNYDD encoded by the coding sequence ATGATAACAAGAGAAGAAATTGAAAGAATGTTAAAAGAAGGTAAGGATATTGACCTTAGTTTTGAAGATTTGGAAGGTATAGATTTATCATACTTAGACTTATCTAATATTACTTTTACTGGATCAAACTTAAAAAATGCCAATTTTGAAGGTGCGAAGTTAGAAGGAAGTTTTATTGCTGATGCTAATTTAGAAGGTGCCAATTTTAAAAATGCAAATCTTCAAAAGACAGTTTTACAAAGAGTAAACTTAAGAAACAGCGACTTTGAAAATGCAAATCTTTTTAGAACAGCCATACTTGTTTCAGATGTTTCAAAAAGCAACTTTAAAAACGCCTATATGGTAAGAGTAAGATTAGAGGACTCAAAATTGACAGAATGTATATTTGATTATGCAGATATGACTTACTCAAATCTAAGAGGAGCTGATTTTCAAAAATCTTCATTTATAAGAACAAAGTTTAGTTATAGTGATATGAGAAAGGCAAAACTCTCTAACGTTTGGTTTGAAAATGTAGAAGCTGAAGAAGTTTTAATATACGGCAGAAAACCTTGGATAGAAGGATCCAAGGCAGAAGTTAATTACTCAAAAATAATGCCAAGCAACTATGATGATTAA
- the fabG gene encoding 3-oxoacyl-[acyl-carrier-protein] reductase: MLNFKDKNVLITGSTRGIGKAIALSFAKYGANVIITGRERSTAEILAKNIENEFGVKAFGINLDLSGDIENSFKEIVDWSGGKIDILVNNAGITKDTLFIRMKQEDWDSVINTNITGTFKITQAVAKLMIKQRYGRIINISSIIGFIGNIGQVNYATTKAGLIGFTKSLAKELASRNITVNAVAPGFIETDMTANLPADIVENYLNQIPLGRFGKPEDVANVVLFLASDMASYITGETIHVNGGMF; this comes from the coding sequence ATGTTAAACTTTAAAGATAAAAATGTTTTAATAACAGGTTCAACAAGAGGGATAGGTAAAGCTATAGCCTTATCCTTTGCTAAATATGGAGCAAACGTCATAATAACAGGTAGAGAGAGGTCCACAGCTGAGATTTTAGCTAAAAATATAGAAAATGAGTTTGGCGTTAAGGCCTTTGGTATAAACTTAGACCTTTCAGGGGATATTGAAAACTCTTTTAAGGAAATTGTTGACTGGTCTGGTGGTAAGATAGACATCCTCGTAAACAACGCAGGTATAACAAAAGACACTCTTTTTATAAGAATGAAACAGGAAGACTGGGATTCAGTTATCAATACCAACATAACTGGAACATTCAAAATAACTCAAGCTGTAGCCAAACTTATGATAAAACAAAGATACGGTAGAATTATAAACATAAGCTCCATAATAGGTTTTATTGGAAACATAGGTCAAGTTAATTATGCTACAACAAAGGCAGGGTTAATAGGTTTTACAAAATCTTTGGCAAAAGAGCTTGCTTCAAGAAATATAACTGTAAACGCCGTTGCACCTGGTTTTATAGAAACTGATATGACAGCTAACCTACCTGCTGATATTGTGGAAAACTATCTAAACCAAATACCACTTGGAAGGTTTGGAAAACCAGAAGATGTTGCAAACGTGGTTTTATTTTTAGCATCTGATATGGCAAGTTATATAACAGGTGAAACTATACACGTAAATGGTGGAATGTTTTAA
- the glmS gene encoding glutamine--fructose-6-phosphate transaminase (isomerizing) has translation MCGIVGYVGYRKAVPVLLHGLQRLEYRGYDSAGIAVLDEKAKKIIVEKQVGKIKDLQEHIWGKEINGNIGIAHTRWATHGPPSIENAHPHTSKSETFAVVHNGIIENYAKLKEELIKKGYHFKSQTDTEVIAHLLEEYYEKDLLTTVLKVAKMIEGAYAIGVISTLEPDKIVALRKGSPLIIGIGKGENFIASDIPAILEYTKTFITLDDEEIAVITKDKVEVYDINGNKIEKKPFTVNWDLASAEKGGFKHFMLKEIYEQPKTITDTISGFFSDLDNPVYKEIKNIENIVIIACGTSYHAGLVGKFWIEKFVKVPTIVDYASEFRYRDFPINEKTLIIAISQSGETADTRFSAIDARKKGAKVLSIVNVVGSSLSRESDFVIYTYCGPEIGVAATKTFTAQLITLLLFSLKAGLERGNLTQEEFEKYHNDVIHLPHLINEVLKQDKVIEEISYKYHNVKDFLFLGRGLNYPIALEGALKLKEISYIHAEGYPAGEMKHGPIALIDENLPVVCMVPKDSLYEKMISNIQEVKARKGIVISISDSQDSHLLSPSDSIIKIPSVENENLYPIISVVPLQLLAYHIATILGKDVDQPRNLAKTVTVE, from the coding sequence ATGTGTGGAATAGTAGGTTATGTTGGATACAGAAAAGCTGTTCCTGTTTTACTTCACGGACTTCAAAGATTAGAGTATAGAGGATACGACTCAGCAGGAATAGCTGTTTTAGATGAAAAAGCAAAAAAAATAATAGTTGAAAAACAAGTAGGAAAAATAAAAGACCTTCAAGAGCACATCTGGGGAAAAGAGATAAACGGAAATATAGGAATAGCTCACACAAGATGGGCTACCCACGGACCACCTTCCATAGAAAACGCACACCCACACACAAGTAAAAGTGAAACTTTTGCAGTAGTTCACAACGGTATTATAGAAAACTATGCTAAGTTAAAAGAAGAGCTTATAAAAAAAGGATACCATTTCAAATCTCAAACAGACACAGAAGTAATAGCACATCTGTTAGAGGAATACTACGAAAAAGACCTTTTAACAACAGTTTTGAAAGTTGCAAAGATGATAGAAGGTGCCTACGCCATAGGTGTAATCTCAACATTAGAACCAGATAAAATAGTTGCCTTAAGAAAAGGAAGTCCTTTAATAATTGGTATAGGAAAAGGAGAAAACTTTATAGCTTCAGACATTCCAGCTATTTTAGAGTATACCAAAACCTTTATAACTCTTGACGATGAAGAGATAGCTGTTATAACAAAAGATAAGGTAGAGGTTTACGATATAAATGGAAATAAAATAGAAAAAAAGCCTTTTACTGTAAACTGGGATTTAGCATCTGCTGAGAAAGGTGGATTTAAACACTTTATGTTAAAAGAGATTTACGAGCAACCTAAAACCATAACAGATACAATATCTGGATTTTTCTCCGACTTAGATAATCCTGTATATAAGGAAATAAAAAATATAGAAAACATTGTTATTATTGCTTGCGGAACTTCTTACCACGCAGGACTTGTAGGAAAGTTCTGGATTGAGAAGTTTGTAAAAGTACCGACAATAGTTGACTATGCTTCAGAGTTTAGATACAGAGATTTTCCAATAAATGAAAAAACTTTAATAATAGCCATAAGCCAGTCTGGAGAAACAGCTGATACAAGATTTTCTGCCATCGATGCCAGAAAGAAAGGGGCAAAAGTCTTATCTATCGTAAACGTTGTAGGAAGCTCCCTATCAAGGGAGAGTGATTTTGTTATCTATACATACTGTGGTCCAGAGATAGGCGTTGCAGCTACTAAAACCTTTACAGCTCAACTTATAACTTTACTACTTTTTTCACTAAAAGCAGGATTAGAAAGAGGGAATTTAACCCAGGAAGAGTTTGAAAAGTATCATAACGATGTAATCCATCTTCCACATTTAATTAACGAGGTTCTAAAGCAGGACAAAGTTATTGAAGAGATATCTTACAAATATCACAACGTAAAAGACTTTTTATTTTTAGGAAGGGGACTAAACTATCCTATAGCTCTTGAAGGAGCTTTAAAGCTAAAAGAAATATCTTACATACACGCAGAAGGCTACCCAGCAGGTGAGATGAAACACGGACCTATAGCCCTTATAGATGAGAATCTTCCAGTAGTTTGTATGGTTCCAAAAGACTCATTGTACGAAAAAATGATATCAAACATTCAAGAAGTAAAAGCAAGAAAAGGGATTGTAATATCCATTAGCGACAGTCAAGATAGCCATCTACTATCACCATCAGACAGCATTATAAAAATACCTTCTGTAGAAAATGAAAATCTGTATCCTATAATATCAGTAGTTCCTTTACAGCTACTGGCTTACCACATAGCAACTATTTTAGGTAAGGACGTAGACCAACCAAGAAACCTTGCCAAAACTGTTACGGTAGAGTAG
- the ispD gene encoding 2-C-methyl-D-erythritol 4-phosphate cytidylyltransferase, translating to MIGCILLAAGKGSRFGDKKQFLEFGGKRILDYSIQTVESLPQIDKVIIVLPEDNIDVEIKMNKDFEKVLGGSERQYSVYNGLLHLNSCDIVVIHDTARPFANPKMFTDGIQNVKLGWDGSITAYKSRDTVKEVLNNKVIKTLDRESIYIVQTPQTFDYQKLLYAHKKALAENFIATDDSALMEREGFKITVNEGSFLNFKITYPEDLELANAILKK from the coding sequence ATGATAGGATGCATACTTTTAGCAGCTGGAAAAGGAAGTAGATTTGGAGATAAAAAACAGTTTTTAGAATTTGGCGGTAAAAGGATTTTAGATTATTCTATCCAGACAGTTGAAAGCCTACCTCAGATAGATAAAGTTATTATTGTATTACCAGAAGATAACATTGATGTAGAAATAAAAATGAATAAAGATTTTGAAAAAGTATTAGGTGGTAGTGAGAGACAATACTCTGTTTATAATGGTCTTTTACATCTAAATAGTTGTGATATAGTCGTTATTCACGATACTGCAAGACCGTTTGCCAATCCTAAAATGTTTACAGATGGTATTCAAAACGTCAAATTAGGATGGGACGGTTCAATTACTGCCTATAAATCAAGGGATACAGTAAAGGAAGTTTTAAATAATAAAGTTATTAAAACGTTAGACAGGGAGAGTATTTATATAGTCCAAACGCCCCAAACTTTTGATTATCAAAAACTACTTTATGCGCACAAAAAAGCGTTAGCAGAAAACTTTATAGCTACGGATGATTCTGCTTTGATGGAACGAGAAGGATTTAAGATAACGGTAAACGAAGGAAGTTTTTTAAACTTTAAGATAACATATCCTGAAGATTTAGAATTAGCCAATGCTATTTTAAAAAAGTGA
- a CDS encoding pyridoxine 5'-phosphate synthase, which translates to MRLGVNIDHIATLREARKTVEPDPVKGALIAIQAGADQITLHLREDRRHIQDEDLLRLKCELKDTNTPINLEMAPTQEMKQIVLETLPNTCTLVPEKRQEITTEGGLDVVSLKDYLKDYIKELKQAGIKVSLFIDPDLDQIDASLEVGCDAIEIHTGEYANAVGKSVEKELERIKKAAKYAKEKGLKVYAGHGLNYDNVKEIAKIKEIEELNIGHSIIANAIFLGLYEAVRKMKEIIKKAREES; encoded by the coding sequence ATGAGACTTGGAGTAAACATAGACCACATAGCAACGTTAAGAGAGGCAAGAAAGACAGTAGAACCAGACCCTGTAAAAGGAGCTCTAATAGCTATCCAAGCTGGAGCAGACCAGATAACTTTACATTTAAGAGAAGACAGAAGACACATACAAGACGAAGACCTTTTAAGACTAAAATGTGAATTAAAAGATACAAACACACCTATAAATCTTGAAATGGCACCTACCCAAGAGATGAAACAGATAGTTTTAGAAACTCTACCTAACACCTGTACACTGGTTCCTGAAAAAAGACAAGAAATAACCACAGAAGGTGGATTAGACGTTGTATCTTTAAAGGATTACCTTAAAGATTACATAAAAGAGTTGAAACAAGCGGGTATAAAAGTTAGCCTTTTTATAGACCCAGATTTAGACCAAATTGACGCATCTTTAGAAGTAGGTTGTGATGCCATAGAGATACACACAGGAGAGTACGCAAACGCCGTTGGAAAGTCTGTAGAAAAAGAGTTGGAAAGAATTAAAAAAGCAGCAAAGTATGCAAAAGAAAAAGGTCTTAAAGTTTACGCAGGACACGGACTTAACTACGATAATGTAAAAGAAATCGCAAAAATAAAAGAAATAGAAGAGTTAAACATAGGACACTCAATAATAGCCAATGCAATATTTTTAGGACTGTATGAAGCTGTTAGAAAAATGAAGGAAATAATAAAAAAGGCAAGAGAGGAATCTTAA
- the ccsB gene encoding c-type cytochrome biogenesis protein CcsB, with protein sequence MESIVFENRDRPNYAESIIFSVLILAVVGGAVAFSILSGKVSNVLIFQISGFIYGLSALMYIFQFFFKNANIGKIGTLLAFLGWLTQTVGLFVRGIESYQMGIFHPPWTNLYESLMFFPWLAVGLYLYIEKEYKTRVIGTFFMPIVAFLVIWGHKFNTDINPLVPALRSYWLYLHVLASFVGYAGFTVAFGASFAYLIKQSFDKNIEVKPIHYGGFAISLILTSIFGYLTLTGAKDIKTMFFGILFILALLSLIYFGIYVLKPIGKALPSENLLSEIAFKAVAISFPIWTASIMLGGAWANEAWGSYWSWDPKETWALIVWLFFAAYIHGRTIGKWKGTTSAWIVVAGFIMLLICYFGVNLYFPGLHSYATE encoded by the coding sequence ATGGAAAGTATAGTTTTTGAAAATAGGGACAGACCAAATTACGCAGAGTCAATAATATTCTCAGTTTTAATCTTAGCTGTTGTAGGTGGAGCAGTTGCTTTTTCTATTTTAAGTGGAAAGGTTAGCAACGTTCTTATATTCCAGATATCTGGATTTATATACGGGCTTTCTGCATTGATGTACATATTTCAGTTTTTCTTTAAAAATGCAAACATAGGGAAGATTGGTACTTTACTTGCATTTTTAGGTTGGCTTACCCAAACTGTTGGATTGTTTGTAAGAGGAATTGAGTCATATCAGATGGGTATATTCCATCCGCCATGGACAAACCTTTATGAATCTTTGATGTTTTTCCCTTGGCTTGCAGTAGGACTTTATCTATACATTGAAAAGGAGTATAAAACAAGAGTTATCGGAACTTTCTTTATGCCTATAGTTGCATTTTTAGTAATATGGGGACACAAATTTAATACAGATATAAATCCTCTTGTTCCTGCTTTAAGAAGCTACTGGTTATACTTACACGTTTTAGCATCTTTTGTAGGTTATGCTGGATTTACAGTTGCTTTTGGTGCATCTTTTGCATACTTGATAAAGCAAAGCTTTGATAAAAACATAGAAGTTAAACCAATTCATTACGGTGGTTTTGCTATAAGTCTTATTTTAACTTCTATCTTTGGTTATCTAACTTTAACTGGTGCAAAAGATATTAAAACAATGTTTTTTGGTATTTTATTTATCTTGGCTCTTTTATCTCTTATTTACTTTGGTATATACGTATTAAAACCTATTGGAAAGGCTTTACCTTCTGAGAACTTGCTTTCTGAAATAGCCTTTAAAGCTGTTGCTATATCTTTCCCTATTTGGACTGCTTCTATAATGCTTGGTGGTGCTTGGGCTAACGAGGCTTGGGGAAGCTACTGGAGCTGGGACCCAAAAGAAACTTGGGCTTTAATCGTATGGCTTTTCTTTGCTGCATACATTCACGGTAGAACTATAGGAAAGTGGAAAGGAACTACTTCTGCGTGGATAGTTGTAGCTGGATTTATAATGCTTTTAATATGCTATTTTGGAGTAAATCTTTACTTCCCAGGACTTCATAGCTACGCAACAGAGTAA
- the rnc gene encoding ribonuclease III: MKIENPEFLRRVEALEKLLDYNFKDKSLLLAAITHRSFVAEYPTKIKDYEVLEFLGDSVLSLIVSEILIKQFPEAREGDLSQLRSAIVSEAYLSKLAKLLNLGQFVLISKGEKSQKGSERESLLCDVFEAVFGAIYVDSDYQINTPRDVFNRLFKEKLLQDIKTENIPRDYKSLLQIETQKLYGKIPKYRLIHSEGPEHDKIFVVECEIEKIKTTGKGRSKKEAETQAAKEAFKKIKE, from the coding sequence ATGAAGATTGAAAATCCAGAATTTTTACGTAGGGTAGAAGCGTTAGAAAAACTTTTAGATTACAATTTTAAAGATAAATCTTTACTTTTAGCTGCTATAACCCATAGGTCTTTTGTTGCTGAGTATCCTACAAAAATCAAAGACTATGAAGTTTTGGAATTTTTAGGGGATTCGGTTTTATCTTTGATTGTGAGTGAGATTTTAATAAAGCAGTTTCCAGAGGCAAGAGAAGGAGACCTCTCTCAACTCAGGTCTGCAATTGTAAGTGAGGCATACCTTTCAAAACTTGCAAAGTTACTTAATTTAGGTCAATTTGTACTAATTAGCAAAGGAGAAAAATCTCAAAAAGGTAGTGAAAGAGAGTCTTTACTTTGTGATGTTTTTGAAGCTGTATTTGGAGCTATTTACGTAGATTCAGACTATCAGATAAACACTCCCAGAGATGTATTTAACAGACTTTTTAAAGAAAAACTTTTACAGGATATAAAGACAGAAAATATACCAAGGGATTACAAATCTTTACTTCAAATAGAAACTCAAAAACTTTACGGTAAAATACCTAAATATAGACTTATTCACTCAGAAGGTCCAGAACATGATAAAATTTTTGTAGTAGAATGTGAAATAGAAAAGATAAAAACTACAGGAAAAGGTAGGTCTAAGAAGGAAGCTGAGACGCAGGCAGCAAAAGAAGCATTTAAAAAAATAAAGGAATAA
- a CDS encoding heavy metal translocating P-type ATPase — protein MENIEIKPSISCSCGPLSLSEEKNAECYQCGIPITGKPLKFEVDGKVEDFCCFGCYLINRTTGLRGEEGTALAFLGKFGFGYFLAMLVMMLSMYIYGSHFTDPNDREMLLFTGFIKWVILVLSTPVMILLGIPILKNSFSKENLLNFNTDTLIAIGSFSAYFLSVYSVLTGKNAIYFETATMILVLVTFGRYLETSSRVKASNFMKQLMDLSAKKATVIRDGKEVEIPVEDVQVDDIVKIRPGEKVSADGVIIEGTGHVDESILTGEIKPILKKAGDYLYTGTTVLDGSFLIKVDKPQSQWTLNRFIEIMKQIRNTKAPINRITDRIAFYFLPIVFFLAISSFIYWFIQVGFEKALIVSLSVLLISCPCAFSIGAPLALWLGLGQAMKDGVIIKSAEVLEKLSTVKKVFFDKTGTITERTMEVSQVWFKDDSSKDIFYSLEKNSEHPLAKSFINWCKECKELKVEDFKIIFGFGIKGKVQGKEYVLGSEEFLKQYGVVLDENLKQLKENAVKNGEVITFLSDKQEILGFVSFTQKIRPEAKVAIDALESLKVEVGILTGDSDYFAKVLKRELGVEDVRANLLPDDKLKAIREEKSKGKVVAMVGDGINDAPALAEADIGIAMACGTDLTRESASISLIGDDLRKIPLIIILSRKVKRVIYTNIFWAFIYNIIGMGLAITGHLNPVFAALAMVLSSVFVIGNSIRVKTY, from the coding sequence TTGGAAAATATAGAGATAAAGCCTTCTATCTCCTGTTCATGTGGACCTTTGTCTTTGTCTGAGGAAAAAAACGCAGAGTGTTATCAATGTGGTATTCCTATAACTGGTAAACCTCTAAAGTTTGAAGTAGATGGGAAAGTGGAAGATTTTTGCTGTTTTGGATGCTATCTTATCAACAGGACAACAGGTTTAAGAGGGGAAGAAGGAACAGCTTTAGCATTTTTAGGAAAGTTTGGTTTTGGGTACTTTTTAGCAATGCTTGTTATGATGCTGAGTATGTACATATACGGTTCTCATTTTACTGATCCAAACGATAGAGAGATGCTTCTTTTTACAGGGTTTATAAAATGGGTTATTTTAGTTTTATCTACACCTGTGATGATTTTACTTGGTATTCCTATACTTAAAAACTCTTTTTCTAAAGAAAACTTACTTAACTTTAACACAGACACCCTTATAGCTATTGGTTCTTTTTCCGCTTACTTTTTGTCCGTTTACTCTGTTTTAACTGGTAAAAATGCCATATACTTTGAAACTGCAACGATGATTCTTGTTTTAGTTACTTTTGGAAGGTATTTAGAAACATCTTCAAGAGTTAAAGCATCTAACTTTATGAAACAGCTTATGGATTTATCTGCAAAAAAAGCAACTGTTATAAGAGATGGAAAAGAAGTAGAAATTCCCGTAGAAGATGTGCAAGTAGATGATATTGTAAAAATAAGACCAGGGGAGAAGGTCTCAGCTGACGGAGTAATAATAGAAGGTACAGGACACGTAGATGAGTCTATACTTACAGGCGAAATAAAACCTATTTTAAAAAAAGCAGGAGACTATCTTTACACTGGAACAACAGTTTTAGACGGTAGCTTCTTAATAAAAGTAGATAAACCTCAGTCTCAATGGACTTTAAATAGATTTATAGAAATAATGAAACAGATAAGAAATACAAAAGCTCCCATAAACCGTATTACAGATAGAATAGCTTTCTACTTTTTGCCAATAGTGTTTTTTCTTGCTATTTCATCTTTTATATACTGGTTTATTCAAGTAGGATTTGAAAAGGCTTTAATAGTGTCTTTATCTGTTTTACTTATATCTTGTCCCTGTGCATTTAGTATAGGAGCTCCCCTTGCCTTATGGCTTGGGCTTGGACAGGCTATGAAAGACGGCGTTATTATAAAAAGTGCTGAAGTATTAGAAAAACTGTCAACAGTTAAAAAAGTGTTCTTTGACAAAACTGGAACTATAACAGAAAGGACAATGGAAGTATCACAGGTCTGGTTTAAAGATGATTCTTCAAAAGATATCTTTTACTCTCTGGAAAAAAACTCAGAACATCCACTCGCAAAAAGCTTTATAAATTGGTGTAAAGAGTGTAAAGAATTAAAAGTAGAAGACTTTAAAATTATTTTTGGTTTTGGTATAAAAGGCAAAGTTCAAGGTAAAGAGTATGTACTTGGTAGTGAAGAGTTTTTAAAACAGTATGGTGTGGTGTTAGATGAGAATCTAAAACAGCTTAAGGAAAATGCAGTAAAAAACGGAGAAGTGATAACATTTTTATCAGATAAACAGGAAATTTTAGGATTTGTATCTTTTACTCAAAAAATAAGACCAGAGGCTAAAGTTGCCATTGATGCACTTGAAAGTTTAAAAGTTGAGGTAGGTATTCTTACAGGAGATTCTGATTACTTTGCAAAAGTATTAAAACGAGAGCTTGGCGTAGAAGATGTTAGAGCTAACTTACTTCCAGATGATAAGTTAAAAGCAATTAGAGAAGAAAAATCAAAAGGAAAAGTAGTTGCAATGGTAGGAGATGGTATAAATGATGCTCCGGCTTTAGCAGAGGCGGATATAGGTATTGCCATGGCTTGTGGAACAGATTTAACAAGGGAATCAGCTTCTATCAGCTTAATAGGAGATGACTTAAGAAAGATACCTCTTATAATAATACTGTCAAGAAAGGTAAAAAGAGTAATATACACAAACATATTCTGGGCATTTATATACAACATAATAGGTATGGGGTTAGCAATAACAGGGCATTTAAACCCTGTGTTTGCAGCTCTTGCAATGGTTTTAAGCAGTGTATTTGTTATAGGAAACTCTATAAGAGTTAAAACATATTAA
- the acpP gene encoding acyl carrier protein, whose product MSIEQRVKEIIADQLGVEMEKITPDAKFVDDLGADSLDVVELIMAFEEEFGVEIPDEDAEKIATVGDVLEYIKSKQG is encoded by the coding sequence ATGTCAATCGAGCAAAGAGTAAAGGAAATTATAGCAGACCAGCTCGGAGTAGAAATGGAGAAGATAACTCCAGATGCTAAATTTGTTGATGACCTTGGAGCTGATTCATTAGACGTTGTTGAGCTTATCATGGCCTTTGAAGAGGAGTTTGGAGTAGAGATTCCAGATGAAGATGCGGAAAAGATAGCAACTGTTGGAGATGTATTAGAATACATTAAATCAAAACAAGGGTAA
- the fabF gene encoding beta-ketoacyl-ACP synthase II: MRRVVITGLGAVTPIGNNVKDFWANLVNGISGIDVIKRFDPVEIGLPVIIAGEVKNLNPEQFLDSKELKRMSDFVKFAVIAAKEAIEDSGLDLDKIDLTRAGVIVGTGIGGLRDIEEQQKVVMEKGVKRVSPFFIPSGISNMAAGYISIQFGFKGPNSCVVTACATGTHSIGDAFKIIQRGDADIMIAGGTESAITPLGVAGFANMKALSTRNNEPQKASRPFDAERDGFVMGEGAGIVILEELEHAKKRGARIYAEVVGYGLTGDAYHITAPCSDADGAVRVIQMALNDAKVNPDEVDYVNAHGTSTPLNDKIETLAIKKVFKDHAYKLKISSNKSMIGHLLGAAGAVEAVATALTIKEGIIPPTINYEHPDPDCDLDYVPNKAIQYPVKVAISNSFGFGGTNGCLVFKAYED; encoded by the coding sequence ATGAGAAGAGTCGTCATAACCGGTCTTGGAGCTGTAACACCTATAGGTAATAATGTAAAAGACTTCTGGGCAAATCTTGTTAATGGTATCAGTGGAATAGACGTTATTAAAAGATTTGACCCAGTTGAGATAGGCTTACCTGTAATAATTGCAGGAGAAGTAAAGAATCTAAATCCTGAGCAATTTTTAGACTCTAAAGAGTTAAAAAGAATGAGTGATTTTGTAAAATTTGCTGTTATTGCAGCAAAAGAGGCAATAGAGGATTCAGGATTAGATTTAGATAAGATAGATTTAACAAGGGCGGGTGTTATAGTTGGGACCGGTATTGGCGGCCTTCGGGACATTGAAGAACAGCAAAAGGTTGTTATGGAGAAAGGAGTAAAGAGGGTCTCTCCTTTCTTCATACCATCTGGTATATCAAATATGGCAGCTGGATATATATCTATACAGTTTGGTTTTAAAGGACCAAACTCATGTGTTGTTACTGCTTGCGCAACAGGAACCCACTCTATAGGAGATGCTTTTAAGATAATTCAAAGAGGCGATGCAGACATTATGATAGCAGGAGGAACAGAGTCTGCTATCACACCTTTAGGTGTTGCAGGATTTGCTAACATGAAGGCTCTATCTACAAGGAACAACGAACCTCAAAAAGCTTCAAGACCTTTTGACGCAGAAAGAGATGGTTTTGTAATGGGAGAAGGTGCTGGTATAGTTATCCTTGAAGAGTTAGAACACGCAAAGAAAAGAGGAGCAAGGATATACGCAGAAGTAGTAGGATACGGTTTAACAGGAGATGCTTATCACATTACAGCTCCTTGTTCTGATGCAGATGGTGCTGTAAGAGTAATACAGATGGCTTTAAACGATGCAAAAGTTAACCCAGATGAAGTAGATTACGTTAACGCCCACGGAACCTCAACACCTTTAAACGATAAAATAGAAACATTAGCTATAAAGAAAGTATTTAAAGACCATGCATACAAGCTAAAAATAAGCTCTAATAAATCTATGATAGGACACCTGTTAGGAGCTGCAGGTGCAGTAGAAGCAGTAGCAACAGCACTAACCATCAAAGAAGGAATAATACCACCTACAATAAATTACGAACATCCTGACCCTGACTGTGATTTAGACTATGTTCCTAACAAAGCTATCCAGTACCCTGTTAAAGTAGCAATATCTAACTCCTTTGGTTTTGGTGGAACTAACGGTTGCTTAGTATTTAAGGCTTATGAAGATTGA